One window of the Hippocampus zosterae strain Florida chromosome 8, ASM2543408v3, whole genome shotgun sequence genome contains the following:
- the dnai3 gene encoding dynein axonemal intermediate chain 3 — MPSQTSSNSSAENVPSHPADIIPMVLTSATQEHFGCIADEDVTGENPYKLLKKDDILEDMKAKAAVSDFSPVKQIILEYPESELLLVYDRDFTYGQLFYLVVTPEAKERILNPPESEPEEDLEDEIKTPEPREWISLGSEKEIDEESVKETRGKLLYKFSRALRNFGMPVSLSDRNVTDVKDGILECVSYQDRRFNIKLLQRDCGVQAIPIVQSSSAQTLWKYMRNNCTQYTPGELSKNEKESPQPSLSDFFDAVTNRVLHALQQEEIMNVFKDDWMALGTNTEDIDWSGKVSDVLMLNQAFSDPNYSQDKEIICLHWHPTIQSVMAVAMTEKKTQQLVRSTGPLIVFYTFSDPTHAKILLECPDDILAFEFCPSDPNIIVGGCVNGQVVLWEISTHVTHLHPAQHHHHHHRHESVKGDMLGLEDKKHTKAPLVRYSAMSGVENSHKAPITDVHWLPQTFEVTAQGIPVENKSNISVQLMTCSPDGSLMFWDIRVPKQVRQTMPDKKQNDSENQMANYSDNNPFKHLEKMWKPFITVPLVNMERNGDYAPLKFSLYPFASNTNNSNATVTESGGDGSPVTPDYSTLEIPSVKGLTPLPDINTKIYIGTQDGEIVYTDWKMEKNDLDQLLSPKPLHLFRIHPCLVNTLERSPFFKDIVLTGTSLFGSCNIAIWKEGVLDGPIFLFPSSDGLYTSACWSLTRPAIFFVGKGDGKVEVWNILQKSGEAIHVQEHMTNGKITCMKPWTTSSKQHYLTLADDLGIVRVFQIPSAFYLASRNEKLNVGKCIHQQEERLNDLLKRKEVWENQTPASEEQKKEVSEKPGTPTEEQDDMKEYENFLLLEESILKSMGLTP, encoded by the exons ATGCCATCACAGACAAGCTCAAACAGCAGTGCAGAAAATGTTCCAA GTCACCCAGCGGACATCATCCCCATGGTCCTGACTTCTGCAACTCAGGAGCACTTTGGTTGCATTGCCGATGAGGACGTCACAGGGGAGAACCCCTACAAGCTGCTGAAAAAAGATGACATCTTAGAGGACATGAAGGCAAAAGCTGCAGTGTCTGATTTCAGCCCTGTGAAGCAGATTATTCTG GAGTATCCAGAGAGTGAGCTTTTGCTAGTCTATGATCGGGACTTCACCTATGGCCAATTGTTCTATCTGGTTGTGACACCAGAAGCAAAGGAAAGAATACTCAAT CCTCCTGAATCTGAGCCTGAAGAAGATTTAGAGGATGAAATCAAAACTCCAGAACCCAGGGAATGGATATCACTCGGCAGTGAAAAAGAAATTGATGAAGAATCTGTCAAAGAGACAAGAGGGAAG TTATTGTACAAGTTCTCCAGAGCTCTGAGGAATTTTGGGATGCCGGTCTCTCTTTCGGACCGAAATGTTACAGATGTTAAAGATGGCATCCTGGAGTGTGTGTCCTACCAAGACAGGCGATTCAACATCAAGCTGTTACAGAGGGATTGCGGGGTGCAGGCTATTCCCATTGTCCAGAGCAGCAGCGCCCAGACACTGTG GAAGTATATGAGGAataactgtacacagtacacgCCGGGAGAATTGAGCAAAAATGAGAAGGAGAGCCCTCAACCAAGCCTAAGTGATTTTTTTGATGCAGTGACAAACAG GGTTCTGCATGCCCTTCAGCAGGAAGAGATTATGAACGTGTTCAAAGATGACTGGATGGCTTTGGGGACAAACACTGAGGACATTGACTGGTCTGGGAAGGTGTCGGATGTTTTGATGCTGAATCAGGCCTTTTCTGACCCAAATTACTCTCAGGACAAGGAGATCATCTGCCTGCACTGGCATCCCACCATTCAGA GTGTGATGGCTGTGGCAATGACAGAAAAGAAGACACAGCAGTTGGTCAGATCTACTGGGCCACTCATCGTTTTTTACACCTTCTCTGACCCCACTCATGCCAAG ataCTGCTGGAGTGCCCAGATGACATTCTTGCCTTTGAATTCTGCCCCTCTGATCCAAATATTATTGTTGGCGGCTGCGTGAACGGCCAG GTCGTGTTGTGGGAAATATCTACTCACGTCACGCATTTACACCCAgcccaacatcatcatcatcatcatcgacaTGAATCTGTCAAAGGTGACATGCTG GGCCTTGAGGACAAGAAACACACTAAAGCGCCACTTGTGCGCTACAGTGCAATGTCTGGGGTGGAGAACAGCCACAAGGCACCAATTACAGACGTCCACTGGCTGCCTCAGACATTTGAG GTAACTGCTCAGGGCATTCCAGTGGAGAACAAATCCAATATTTCTGTTCAACTTATGACCTGCTCCCCTGATGG ctCTTTGATGTTCTGGGATATCCGAGTGCCAAAACAAGTGCGCCAGACCATGCCAGACAAGAAACAGAATGATTCGGAGAATCAGATGGCAAATTACAGTGACAACAACCCTTTCAAACACTTGGAGAAGATGTGGAAACCCTTCATCACG GTTCCCTTGGTAAACATGGAGCGGAACGGTGATTACGCCCCACTAAAATTCAGCCTTTACCCCTTCGCCAGTAATACGAATAACAGCAATGCAACAGTCACAG AAAGTGGTGGTGATGGCTCACCGGTAACTCCAGACTACAGTACACTCGAAATACCCTCAGTGAAAGGACTAACACCTCTGCCAGACATAAATACGAAGATTTACATTGGAACACAG GATGGGGAGATTGTTTACACTGactggaaaatggaaaaaaacgaccttgatCAACTACTTA GTCCCAAGCCCCTTCATCTTTTCAGAATCCACCCATGCTTGGTCAACACGCTCGAACGCTCGCCCTTTTTTAAAGACATTGTCTTGACTGGGACATCACTATTTGGAAGCTGCAATATTGCCATTTGGAAAGAAGGCGTGCTG GACGGGCCCATTTTCCTGTTCCCGAGCTCAGACGGGCTATATACTTCAGCATGCTGGTCTTTGACCCGGCCGGCAATTTTCTTCGTCGGGAAAGGAGATGGAAAAGTTGAGGTATGGAATATTCTGCAAAAGTCAGGAGAAGCCATCCACGTGCAAGAGCACATGACCAATGGCAAGATAACCTGCATGAAACCATGGACCACCTCCT CCAAGCAGCATTACCTGACTTTGGCTGACGATCTTGGAATCGTCCGAGTTTTTCAAATCCCATCGGCGTTCTATCTTGCTTCCAGGAATGAG AAATTGAACGTAGGGAAATGCATTCATCAGCAGGAGGAGAGGCTAAATGATCTTTTGAAGAGGAAAGAAGTGTGGGAAAACCAGACACCTGCATCAGAAGAGCAAAAGAAAGAG GTGAGTGAGAAGCCAGGTACCCCCACAGAAGAGCAGGATGATATGAAGGAGTATGAGAATTTTCTATTACTCGAGGAAAGCATCCTTAAAAGCATGGGACTGACGCCATGA